In the genome of Desulfovulcanus ferrireducens, the window TTTATCTTCCTCTTGAAAGAGAAGGGTATCTTCAGAAGGGATTTCAATCACTTCATCCTCGATGAGGGATAGGTCTCTTAGAGATTTTTTTTCTTCCGAACCTGCCTGGACAAAATCAGTAAAATCAATTTCCAAATCCTCCGGACTGACTTCGGAAGCTTCAAACTCATTTTGTTCAACAGTTTCTTCGATATCCGGGGAGCTTAATAATGCTTCGATTTCTTCGGGAGGCTCGATTTCTTCGAGAGGTTCCGGGCTAGAAGTTTGAGTGTGTTCAACTGAAGTAAAGACATTATCTTCATCATCAAGATCTACAATCTCAAGTTCTTTCTTCTCAAGAGAGGCAGAGTTTGCCTGATCTAAGGAAAAGTCAAAATTGATTCCAGCATCAACTGGCTCTTCTTGGCTTTCTGTTTCGCTTCCAGCGATCTCAGCAGGTTGCTCCACTTCATCTTTTATTGGCTCCAGGAAGTTGCTTTGTACAGGTAAGTCTGGTTCTGGGACGAAGGAAAATTCATCATTCTGTCTTTGGTATTCGGCAGAGGATTCCTCCGTCCACGTTATCCATTTTGTTTCGTTATAACCGACCCACTTTAAATTTAATTTCTCACGATCATCATCCCAGTCATAACCGCATTTGGGACAGGATGAGAGGTGATCAAATGATGTGTAGTCGCACTTATTACAGTACATGGTTTTCCTCTGATAAAAGTATTTATTTAATACATAACATCAAGATGGGAACAAGGCAATTGTTTTTTAGTTTTATGTTTCCTCGTAACTGTGTAAATTACTTTTGAGTCAGTGGCCAAACCATACTTAAGAGGACAATTTTTCGTAATTTTTTTCAATCCTGATTTCTTTTATGCTGGTGCAAATGCCTGGACCCATCTATAGCTTGCTTGCGGGCAGAGCATAATGGTATGTTTAAAATAAATGAACATTCTTTTCATTGTCGATAGTTATGGCAAATAATCCAGTAGCATTAATTTGTTTCACTGTGTGTTCACATAGCCCTGCCAGCTCTTCACTTATAACTGAGCATAAATTTTTGTGTTATTTTTGCTTTTTTTCTTTAAGTTTCTTCAACTCTTCTTCGCGTAGTGCTCTGCGCAAGACCTTACCTACCATGGTTTTGGGGAGTTCATCCCGAAATTCGATTTGTTTGGGAACCTTATAATTTGCCAGTTTTTGGCGACAAAAAGAGATTACCTCAGCCTTGGTCAGCTTTTCTCCTGGCTGAGGCACTATGAAGGCCTTGACGATTTCTCCACGAGTTGAGCTGGGAATACCCACAGTTACAGCTTCTTTGATTTTGGGATGTTCGTGCAGGACTTCATCTATTTCTCTGGGGTATATATTGTAGCCGCCTGAAATAATTAGGTCTTTTTTACGGTCAACAATATAAAAATATCCTTCTTCATCCATATACCCAATATCCCCGGTATATAACCAATTGTTACGTAGTGCATTAGCGGTTTCATCTGGCCTGTTCCAGTAACCTTTCATAACCTGAGGACCACGAATGACCAGCTCGCCAAATTTTCCCGGTGGCAAAGTGATGGTGCCCAACTCCATATCCACAATACAGGCATCAGTATCAGGAAAAGGCAGGCCAATAGAACCATATTTCTTTTTGCCACGAAGGGGATTTAAATGCGTAATGGGTGAAGCCTCGGTCAGACCGTATCCTTCGATAATCTCTGCCCCGGTCATTTTTTTAAACCGTTCAATAAGTTCCACCGGAATAGGCGCAGAACCAGAGATGCAATATTTGATAGAAGAGAGGTTATATTTATGAATATCTTTTTGCTGCATTAAGGCCATGAACACAGATGGAGCCGAGGGGAAAATAGTTGGCTTTATTTTGTTAATGGCCTGGAGTAACTCGCGAGGCACAAAGCGTGGGAATGGTGCCAAGGTGGCTCCAATGGCTGTGGCAAGATTTACACAGACAGTTAATCCATAGATATGGAAATAAGGCAGAACTCCAATGACTGTGTTTTGGGCATGTTTGATTTCGTGTAAGATAGCCAAGCATTGCTGGATATTGGCAGCTAGATTGAAGTGTGTGAGCATGACTCCTTTTGATATGCCTGTGGTTCCACCTGTATATTGCAGTACGGCCAGCTCACGATTCGGATTGGGAATGTATTTGGTAAATATGGTCCCTTTTTGAAA includes:
- a CDS encoding long-chain-fatty-acid--CoA ligase — protein: MIENEIKRPWLKSYDKEVSHNLHYEQIPIYEYLDRSAQKYPQRPAIVFNNWKITYAKLKKLTERVAANLRAHGLNPGDRVAIMLPNTPQCIITYWGVLKAGGVVVMTNPLYMEKELLHHFNDSQAKFLITLDLLWPKINKLSAKLKLQKVFITRISDCLRFPLNVLYNFKAKRENSSPTIQYDKERILPWKTLFQKGTIFTKYIPNPNRELAVLQYTGGTTGISKGVMLTHFNLAANIQQCLAILHEIKHAQNTVIGVLPYFHIYGLTVCVNLATAIGATLAPFPRFVPRELLQAINKIKPTIFPSAPSVFMALMQQKDIHKYNLSSIKYCISGSAPIPVELIERFKKMTGAEIIEGYGLTEASPITHLNPLRGKKKYGSIGLPFPDTDACIVDMELGTITLPPGKFGELVIRGPQVMKGYWNRPDETANALRNNWLYTGDIGYMDEEGYFYIVDRKKDLIISGGYNIYPREIDEVLHEHPKIKEAVTVGIPSSTRGEIVKAFIVPQPGEKLTKAEVISFCRQKLANYKVPKQIEFRDELPKTMVGKVLRRALREEELKKLKEKKQK